Proteins from one Sabethes cyaneus chromosome 2, idSabCyanKW18_F2, whole genome shotgun sequence genomic window:
- the LOC128733688 gene encoding cytochrome c oxidase assembly protein COX18, mitochondrial: MNYLQLARRTSQFAIKINTVKGHGSWIMRHYSIEASTTGFWATLSNSTPVEYVQQGLVSLHDYSGLPWWASIVVSTILVRSAVTLPLAIYQNKIVVRLEKIALEMPDIVKTLKAETALAIRKFHWSEEQARMMYNHSLKKQWNNLVIRENCHPAKTMVVLWGQIPLWVFMSVAIRNMVYLLPDPSSIDAQVTFAELTLGGFGWIPNLTVVDHSLILPVAMGLINFTIIEIQNAARTKESTKLQRILTNLFRGLCIVMVPVAATVPSCLCLYWVTSSACGLGQNLLLMSPRFKRLVGIPLVPSEIANPYRHIRNNFTGKYNFLLDKLRIGSKQ, encoded by the exons atgaaCTACCTACAATTAGCCAGGAGGACAAGTCAGTTtgcgataaaaataaatacagtAAAGGGCCATGGAAGTTGGATAATGCGGCACTACTCCATTGAGGCGTCCACTACTGGTTTTTGGGCCACACTTTCCAACAGCACGCCTGTTGAATACGTTCAGCAAGGTCTAGTCAGTTTGCATGATTATTCTGGACTACCCTGGTGGGCTTCGATTGTAGTTTCCACTATTCTGGTACGATCTGCTGTAACGTTACCACTGGCTATTTACCAGAATAAAATTGTGGTCCGTTTAGAAAAGATTGCCCTTGAAATGCCAGATATCGTGAAGACACTTAAGGCCGAAACTGCACTTGCCATAAGGAAATTTCATTGGTCAGAGGAGCAAGCTAGGATGATGTACAACCATTCC TTAAAAAAGCAATGGAACAATCTAGTGATTCGCGAAAATTGCCATCCGGCAAAAACTATGGTTGTGCTGTGGGGTCAAATTCCGCTGTGGGTTTTCATGTCGGTAGCTATTCGTAATATGGTGTACTTGCTACCGGATCCCAGTTCCATCGATGCTCAAGTAACATTTGCCGAACTTACGTTGGGTGGATTTGGTTGGATTCCCAATCTGACTGTGGTTGATCACTCATTAATCCTGCCGGTGGCAATGGGTTTGATCAATTTCACCATTATAGAG ATTCAAAATGCAGCTCGAACCAAGGAAAGTACGAAGTTGCAAAGAATTCTTACTAACTTGTTTCGTGGTCTTTGTATTGTTATGGTACCAGTTGCTGCCACAGTCCCTTCG TGCCTCTGTCTTTATTGGGTTACCTCCAGTGCTTGCGGATTAGGTCAGAATTTACTGCTTATGTCACCCCGATTTAAACGACTTGTCGGAATTCCTCTCGTTCCATCGGAAATCGCAAACCCTTATCGTCATATTAGAAACAACTTTACAGGTAAATACAATTTTCTCCTTGATAAACTACGAATCGGTTCAAAGCAATGA
- the LOC128734279 gene encoding F-box only protein 33, with protein sequence MSRSPNWAELPALVITNLFQYLNYHDRLQASSVCCHWRSAIFQPRFFKDIHFDVARENNRKNSFFLQSLAHIVNEARISFDSCNLYDVELTTEILYKLSKSSCLVSLILRPKYATLVTPGRFYSEEEWNYIYKLFVEPIKTLLSRQSPPLKVLDLGCSEILALHATDFLNSCPRPQFLQQLDFASVKQDPSHYALSMIEPNLFEKCNALQHISLDYDILCDDFLQTLQLLPLRRLVVHVHGVDEDHPGISEAAWASFSVTNPHVELHLTLVCAYEAVDILHSHILRPSMPLSHLKVLFCDRINFDALEYLSRFYKETLKSMIWVDSMRIQEYRNIMELVVRTGQDPLVMMAWRCKKLEEIVIHGYVLDPHNLVGISRLRGKELKVLEVSRIDLSMPSVMMAPFIEEISTQLGQKWAPLDPKTLPAALGFYPVSDDVRDQYILRYIRNGVMP encoded by the exons ATGAGCAGAAGTCCCAACTGGGCCGAGCTTCCGGCCCTTGTTATCACTAATTTGTTCCAGTACTTGAACTACCACGATCGACTGCAGGCCTCGTCGGTATGTTGTCATTGGCGATCGGCTATCTTCCAACCAAG GTTTTTCAAGGATATACATTTCGATGTAGCAAGAGAGAACAACAGGAAGAACAGTTTCTTCCTACAGTCATTGGCCCATATAGTCAACGAAGCAAGAATCTCCTTCGACTCTTGCAATCTCTACGATGTCGAACTAACGACCGAAATTCTCTACAA ATTAAGTAAAAGTTCTTGTCTGGTCAGTTTGATCTTACGTCCAAAATATGCTACCTTGGTCACGCCAGGGCGTTTTTATTCCGAAGAAGAGTGGAATTATATTTATAA GCTGTTCGTTGAACCCATTAAGACTTTACTTAGTCGCCAAAGTCCCCCGCTCAAGGTGCTAGATTTAGGATGTTCGGAAATTTTAGCACTGCATGCCACTGATTTTTTAAAC AGTTGCCCTCGACCTCAGTTCTTGCAGCAGCTGGACTTTGCCTCCGTAAAGCAAGATCCTAGCCATTACGCGCTGAGCATGATCGAGCCGAATCTATTCGAAAAGTGCAACGCTCTGCAGCACATCTCGCTCGATTACGACATTCTGTGTGACGATTTTTTGCAAACGCTGCAGCTATTGCCACTGCGACGGTTGGTGGTTCACGTCCACGGCGTGGACGAGGATCATCCCGGAATCTCAGAAGCAGCCTGGGCCAGCTTCAGTGTAACCAACCCGCACGTTGAGCTGCATTTGACGCTGGTGTGCGCTTACGAAGCGGTCGATATATTGCACAGTCACATTCTGCGCCCGTCGATGCCGTTGTCCCATCTGAAGGTTCTTTTCTGCGATAGG ATCAATTTTGACGCATTGGAATATTTGTCTCGCTTTTACAAGGAAACATTGAAGAGCATGATTTGGGTTGATTCCATG CGCATTCAGGAGTATCGCAACATTATGGAACTGGTGGTAAGAACCGGCCAAGACCCGCTGGTTATGATGGCTTGGCGCTGTAAGAAACTGGAGGAAATCGTTATTCACGGTTATGTGCTCGATCCACATAATCTGGTAGGAATATCGCGTCTCCGAGGAAAAGAATTAAAGGTGCTGGAGGTGTCTCGAATTGATCTGTCAATGCCGTCGGTAATGATGGCTCCATTTATTGAG GAAATCAGCACGCAGCTTGGCCAGAAGTGGGCTCCACTGGATCCCAAAACGCTTCCAGCTGCACTTGGGTTCTATCCGGTTTCTGACGACGTGCGCGATCAGTACATCTTGCGATACATACGCAACGGAGTCATGCCTTGA